GCACAACACTATCCTTAAAACTGATACTTCCAAGAGAGTCCAGCAGATCGTCAGTATCTGTAAAAAACAGAGAATTATCTGGAAATGAAGCGGCATATCGCGAAAGCTTGCTTCCCACACCAATAAACAGGTCTATATTTTTCTTGCTTATAATCTCAGCCACACGGGGATAAAGTAGTCTGTCCTCTATTCCGGTCTGAAACATATCTGATAGTATCAGAGTCCTGCCCTTATGCCTTCCGTTTTGATTTTGCTCAAGCACACTAAGTGCCAGTTCCAGAGTATTGATATCAGAATTATATGAGTCATTAATAATCAGGGAGCCGTTGATTCCATCCTTCAACTCCATGCGCATGGCAACAGGTTGAAGAGACCTAACCTGGCGCTTAATCTCCTCATCATTGCATCCTAGGTAAAGCATCACAAGTACAACAGGCAGTAGGTTCTCGACCGATATCCTGTCCCTGAATGGTATCTCAAGACTAATTTTGCGTCCCTTCCAGCCGAGCACAATAAGCTTTTCACGCTCAGCCCTGTCTTCTAAAAGTCTTAGTTCAGCGTCTTCTCCCCTTCCCCAGGTAAGCAACTCCACCCCTTTAAGCCTATCCCTGCTCCTGTCTAACACCTCCCTGTCATCACTACCCATGAATACGGTCTTGCATCCGGTAAACAACTTAAGCTTCTCATCCAGCTTCTGAATTCGCGATTCAAAATGCTCCTGATGTGCAGCCCCGATATTCGTCAATATTCCCAATGTAGGACGAATAATCCTTTCCAGCCTACCCATCTCGCCTACATAGCTAATTCCGGCCTCAAAAACGGCCAGACTTGTGTTTTCCTTTAATTGCAGCACGCTAACCGGAACTCCAATCTGACTATTATAGCTTCTTGGTGACCGGCAAATAATCTCCCTGAAAGACAAAGCCTGTCCAAGCCAATCCTTTACGATGGTCTTGCCATTGCTTCCGGTAATTGCAATTACCGGAATTGAGAATCTCTGTCTGTGCAAGCCAGCAATGGCCTGAAGAGCCTTTAATGTATCTTCAGCAAAAATAAACGAAGCATCCCTGAAATTGTCAGGCACCTGCCATCTTTCAGATACCACAAAATACCGCACACCTTTTTCATAGGCGGCTGGAATAAACCTGTGTCCATCCCGTGTCTCAGTTTTTATTGCAAAAAAAACGGCACCCTCAGGATCTACAATAAGACGGGTATCAAATACAGGTCTACGTACCTGGCCATCAGTGCTTATCTCAGCCCGTGCATTTAGCATGGACGCTATATCGCTGAATAAATACATTTGACTGACATTTTTATTTGGATTCGTTAGCTCGCAGCTGATCATAACAAGACCTGCATACTGCCTGGTAGGTATCACTTGCACCAAGTTCCACAAGTCTGGTACCCCCGCTACGACGGTACGAGAAATTGGCCAGGTCACCGCAATTAACACATATTGCATGGACCTTGGATACATACTCAGCACATGCCATCAGGTAAGGGACGGGACCAAAGGGTTTTCCAGTATAGTCCATATCCAGTCCAGCCACTATTACTCTTACCCCATAGCTGGCAAGAGTTGTGCACACATCCACAAGTCCATTATCGAAAAATTGAGCTTCGTCAATACCTACCACATCAGTATCTGAGCTAAGCAGAAGTATGTTTCCCGAACTCTCGACAGGGGTGCAACGAATGGCATTTGAATCATGAGAGACCACCTCTGTATCGCTATACCGTCTGTCAATAATAGGTTTGAAAATCTCTACTTTCTGTTGGGCTATACGTGCCCTCCTGAGCCGCCTCATCAACTCCTCGGTTTTACCCGAAAACATTGATCCTGCAATTACCTCAATCCAGCCGCGACTGCGACTCCTGTCCGATCTTTGTTCAAGAAACATTGTATACCAGATAGTAGTGGCTCAAAAAAGAGCCGAGTAAATTGATTCTTGGGTTTCTATCACTACATTTGCAAATGTAAAGAAAAAAGATTGTAAACGGTTACCATGGAAAGGGAAGCATTACTCAGCATTATTCTTCAGGACATTAAAGAACTGGAGACCCTTGTAGAAACATTCAGGGGAAAAAACGATATCCAGCAAGTTTATATCAACCTTGCCCGCAGCAAGGCTGAGGGAATAATTAAGGAGATTGACCTGCTTGTCGGGTTTAAGGAAACTGTTACTATCACTCCCAGAAATGAGGAGAAAATCCCCAAAACTGAGGATGTTACGGACAAAATTCCGACTCCAGAGATACCCCCTGTTGCCCCACCTCAGGAAAAAATCATCGAAAAAGTTGATACCCCCCTTGAAATCATCGAGGATACCTCTGAATCTCAACAAGAAAAGGCAGATATTCCGAAAGCGGCTCCTCTGACTGAATATCCGACCACATCTGCTTCTAC
The genomic region above belongs to Xiashengella succiniciproducens and contains:
- a CDS encoding bifunctional UDP-N-acetylmuramoyl-tripeptide:D-alanyl-D-alanine ligase/alanine racemase, whose product is MYLFSDIASMLNARAEISTDGQVRRPVFDTRLIVDPEGAVFFAIKTETRDGHRFIPAAYEKGVRYFVVSERWQVPDNFRDASFIFAEDTLKALQAIAGLHRQRFSIPVIAITGSNGKTIVKDWLGQALSFREIICRSPRSYNSQIGVPVSVLQLKENTSLAVFEAGISYVGEMGRLERIIRPTLGILTNIGAAHQEHFESRIQKLDEKLKLFTGCKTVFMGSDDREVLDRSRDRLKGVELLTWGRGEDAELRLLEDRAEREKLIVLGWKGRKISLEIPFRDRISVENLLPVVLVMLYLGCNDEEIKRQVRSLQPVAMRMELKDGINGSLIINDSYNSDINTLELALSVLEQNQNGRHKGRTLILSDMFQTGIEDRLLYPRVAEIISKKNIDLFIGVGSKLSRYAASFPDNSLFFTDTDDLLDSLGSISFKDSVVLIKGARQFRFERLVERLELKLHSTVLEVNIDALLNNFRVFKKKLKPGVKTLAMVKAFGYGSGLIEISSALQLGRVDYLGVAFADEGVELRQAGINTPIIVMNPEPRSFALMLEYGLEPEVYSYRILEAFNDAVNTFGNEPYPIHIKLDSGMHRLGFYASDGKELISRLKKMPMLKVKSVFSHLAGSDEEKHDEFTLDQLRLFDSFCKVIEMGLGYSFIRHILNSAGVERFSDYQFEMVRLGIGLYGISSVGETELQNVLTLKTYVSQIKEVEDGGTIGYGRKGHVKQGGRIAVLPIGYADGLNRGLSNGKGMVRIGSTLVPIVGNICMDSCMIDVSDINVKEGDEVVVFGDSPSVMDIANALNTIPYEVLTGINRRVKRVYYRE
- a CDS encoding thymidine kinase, translated to MFLEQRSDRSRSRGWIEVIAGSMFSGKTEELMRRLRRARIAQQKVEIFKPIIDRRYSDTEVVSHDSNAIRCTPVESSGNILLLSSDTDVVGIDEAQFFDNGLVDVCTTLASYGVRVIVAGLDMDYTGKPFGPVPYLMACAEYVSKVHAICVNCGDLANFSYRRSGGTRLVELGASDTYQAVCRSCYDQLRANESK